The following proteins are co-located in the Streptomyces sp. DT2A-34 genome:
- a CDS encoding putative protein N(5)-glutamine methyltransferase, protein MPPLSSSSPSSPSPLSRDAVVTALRAAGCVFAEDEARLILAAARTPHELAAMVDRRVTGLPLELVVGWAEFRGLRIAVEPGVFVPRRRTEFLVEQALAHAPDASVVVDLCCGSGAVGAALAVALGEVELHAADIDPAAVRCARRNVAAFDGQGHAGDLFEALPDSLRGRVGILAANVPYVPTGEVGLLPAEARDHEPRVALDGGPDGLDVLRRVAAEATRWLAPGGCVLVETSERQAPTALETFTRSGLSARLVASEELYATVVVGLN, encoded by the coding sequence ATGCCCCCTCTCTCCTCTTCCTCGCCCTCGTCCCCCTCGCCGCTCTCACGCGACGCCGTCGTGACCGCGCTGCGTGCCGCCGGCTGTGTCTTCGCCGAGGACGAGGCCCGGTTGATCCTGGCCGCCGCCCGCACCCCGCACGAGCTGGCCGCCATGGTGGACCGGCGCGTGACCGGCCTGCCCCTCGAACTCGTCGTCGGCTGGGCCGAGTTCCGCGGCCTGCGCATCGCCGTCGAGCCCGGCGTCTTCGTACCCCGCCGCCGGACCGAGTTCCTGGTCGAACAGGCCCTCGCCCACGCCCCCGACGCGTCCGTCGTGGTGGACCTGTGCTGCGGCTCGGGCGCGGTCGGCGCGGCACTGGCCGTCGCGCTCGGCGAGGTCGAGCTGCACGCCGCCGACATCGACCCGGCGGCGGTGCGCTGCGCCCGCCGCAACGTGGCCGCCTTCGACGGTCAGGGGCACGCGGGCGACCTCTTCGAGGCGCTGCCCGACAGCCTGCGCGGCCGTGTCGGCATCCTCGCGGCGAACGTGCCGTACGTACCCACCGGCGAGGTCGGCCTCCTGCCGGCAGAGGCGCGTGACCATGAGCCGCGGGTCGCGCTGGACGGCGGTCCGGACGGGCTGGACGTCCTGCGCCGCGTCGCGGCCGAGGCGACCCGGTGGCTGGCACCCGGCGGCTGTGTACTGGTCGAGACGAGTGAACGCCAGGCGCCGACGGCCCTGGAGACCTTCACCCGTAGTGGGTTGTCGGCGCGTCTGGTCGCCTCCGAGGAGCTGTACGCGACGGTCGTGGTCGGCCTCAACTAG
- a CDS encoding acetylxylan esterase has product MALFDLPLDELREYRSKSVEPEDFDAFWTKTLDEAREHPLDARFEPVDTGLSTVQVYDVTFAGFGGHPVKGWLRLPAGAGEPLPLVVEFIGYGGGRGLPHENLLWASTGRAHFMMDTRGQGSAWGAGGGTPDPVGAAPAYPGFMTRGIDAPENYYYRRVFTDAVRAVEAARSHPLTDASRTVAIGSSQGGGITIAVGGLVPDLTAIAPDVPFLCDYPRAVTTTDRHPYREIGLYLKTHRGRTEDVLRTLSYFDGVHFAARGRSPALFSAALEDQTCPPSTVYAAFNAWAHDEKAIEVYDFNDHEGGGPFHEAAKLDWLRSHA; this is encoded by the coding sequence ATGGCCCTGTTCGACCTTCCGCTCGACGAACTGCGCGAGTACCGCAGCAAGTCCGTCGAACCCGAGGACTTCGACGCGTTCTGGACCAAGACCCTCGATGAGGCCCGTGAGCACCCGCTGGACGCGCGCTTCGAGCCGGTCGACACGGGCCTTTCCACGGTGCAGGTGTACGACGTGACGTTCGCCGGGTTCGGCGGTCACCCGGTGAAGGGCTGGCTGCGGCTGCCCGCCGGGGCCGGCGAACCGCTGCCGCTGGTCGTGGAGTTCATCGGCTACGGCGGGGGGCGCGGCCTGCCGCACGAGAACCTGCTGTGGGCGTCCACGGGTCGGGCGCACTTCATGATGGACACGCGCGGTCAGGGCAGCGCGTGGGGCGCCGGTGGCGGGACGCCGGACCCGGTGGGAGCCGCGCCGGCCTACCCGGGTTTCATGACCCGTGGCATAGACGCGCCCGAGAACTACTACTACCGCCGGGTGTTCACGGACGCGGTCCGTGCCGTGGAGGCCGCCCGCTCACATCCGCTGACCGACGCCTCGCGCACGGTCGCGATCGGTTCGAGCCAGGGCGGCGGCATCACGATCGCGGTCGGCGGCCTGGTGCCGGATCTGACGGCGATCGCGCCGGACGTGCCGTTCCTGTGCGACTACCCGCGCGCGGTGACCACCACGGACCGCCACCCGTACCGCGAGATCGGCCTCTACCTCAAGACGCACCGGGGCCGCACCGAGGACGTCCTGCGCACCCTGTCCTACTTCGACGGCGTCCACTTCGCGGCCCGCGGCCGGTCGCCCGCCCTCTTCTCGGCGGCCCTGGAGGACCAGACCTGCCCGCCCTCCACCGTGTACGCGGCCTTCAACGCCTGGGCCCACGACGAGAAGGCCATCGAGGTGTACGACTTCAACGACCACGAGGGCGGCGGCCCGTTCCACGAGGCAGCCAAGCTGGACTGGCTGCGCTCGCACGCCTGA
- a CDS encoding sulfite oxidase-like oxidoreductase, with product MNVTRGFTGRPRVPNAALPPGQYDAGDDWPVLSAEVTPELTPADWSFRVDGLVEEPRSWSWEQAHELPASAYEGDIHCVTSWSKFGVRFGGVALDAFLDVVRLHVSATHAVAYSHTGYTTNLPLADLTGGRAWIAWEFDGEPLAPEHGGPARLLVPHLYFWKSAKWIAGLRILDHDEPGFWEQNGYHARGNPWEEQRYSGD from the coding sequence ATGAACGTCACGAGAGGCTTCACCGGGCGCCCACGCGTCCCGAACGCCGCACTGCCGCCCGGCCAGTACGACGCGGGCGACGACTGGCCCGTCCTGTCCGCAGAGGTCACCCCCGAGCTGACGCCCGCCGACTGGTCCTTCCGCGTCGACGGCCTGGTCGAGGAACCGCGCAGCTGGAGCTGGGAGCAGGCACATGAACTGCCGGCGTCGGCGTACGAGGGCGACATCCACTGCGTGACGAGCTGGTCGAAGTTCGGGGTCCGGTTCGGTGGGGTCGCGCTGGACGCCTTCCTCGATGTGGTCCGGCTCCATGTGTCCGCCACCCATGCCGTCGCCTATTCGCACACCGGGTACACCACCAACCTGCCGCTCGCCGACCTGACCGGTGGGCGGGCGTGGATCGCCTGGGAGTTCGACGGGGAGCCGCTCGCCCCGGAGCACGGGGGCCCGGCACGGCTGCTGGTGCCGCACCTGTACTTCTGGAAGAGCGCCAAGTGGATCGCGGGCCTGCGGATCCTCGACCACGACGAGCCGGGCTTCTGGGAGCAGAACGGCTACCACGCCCGCGGCAACCCCTGGGAGGAGCAGAGGTACTCCGGTGACTGA
- a CDS encoding 8-oxoguanine deaminase — MTSAVDTPVQAADLLVRDAELLVVDGEREIQGGWLAVSGGRVTGVGTAGSEPEARTTVSAAGRLVTPGLVNTHHHIYQNLTRSYAPAVNGSLFDWLTTLYPLWAGLDEEAAYVSAYVGMAELLMGGCTTSSDHLYVHPRPRLVDAEIRAARDIGFRFHATRGSMTRSVEDGGLPPRSVTQTEDEVLADSERLIRTYHDPEPGALVRVALAPCSPFSVTKPLMTATAELAERYDVRLHTHLAEDHDEDTYCLDTYGCRPVEYFEETGWMSDRSWVAHCIYPDDAELRRLADAGVGVAHCPSSNMLIGGGTARVKEMRELGLPVGIGCDGSASTDHASLWMETRAALLLGRYRGGPGAMTARDALDIATRGSARCLGRDDELGHLRPGACADLVVWDLHAVSLAGAVSDPVEAWLRCGPARAWTTVVAGRILVDRGEPRLTGLADALRAHDRIARRMQQGE; from the coding sequence ATGACGTCTGCCGTCGATACTCCGGTGCAGGCCGCGGACCTGCTGGTCAGGGACGCCGAACTGCTGGTCGTGGACGGGGAGCGGGAGATCCAGGGCGGCTGGCTGGCCGTCAGTGGTGGTCGGGTCACCGGCGTCGGTACCGCCGGGAGCGAACCCGAGGCCCGCACGACCGTCTCGGCGGCCGGACGGCTCGTCACCCCGGGCCTGGTCAACACGCACCATCACATCTACCAGAACCTGACCCGCTCCTACGCGCCCGCCGTGAACGGCTCGCTGTTCGACTGGCTGACCACCCTCTACCCGCTCTGGGCGGGCCTCGACGAGGAGGCCGCGTACGTGTCCGCGTACGTCGGCATGGCCGAACTGCTGATGGGCGGCTGCACCACGTCGTCCGACCACCTCTACGTCCATCCCCGCCCGCGCCTCGTCGACGCCGAGATCCGCGCCGCCCGCGACATCGGCTTCCGCTTCCACGCCACCCGCGGCTCGATGACCCGCTCCGTCGAGGACGGTGGACTGCCTCCGCGGAGCGTCACCCAGACCGAGGACGAGGTCCTGGCCGACAGCGAGCGCCTCATCAGGACATACCACGACCCCGAACCGGGCGCGCTGGTCCGGGTCGCGCTCGCGCCCTGCTCGCCGTTCTCGGTGACCAAGCCGCTGATGACCGCGACCGCCGAACTCGCCGAGCGCTACGACGTACGGCTGCACACGCACCTCGCCGAGGACCACGACGAGGACACGTACTGCCTTGACACGTACGGCTGCCGTCCCGTCGAGTACTTCGAGGAGACGGGGTGGATGAGCGACCGCAGCTGGGTCGCGCACTGCATCTACCCGGACGACGCCGAACTGCGCCGTCTCGCGGACGCGGGCGTCGGCGTGGCGCACTGCCCCAGCTCCAACATGCTCATCGGCGGCGGCACCGCGCGCGTGAAGGAGATGCGCGAACTGGGCCTGCCCGTCGGCATCGGCTGTGACGGATCCGCCTCCACGGACCACGCCTCCCTCTGGATGGAGACCAGGGCTGCCCTGCTGCTGGGCCGCTACCGCGGCGGCCCCGGCGCGATGACCGCCCGCGACGCCCTCGACATCGCCACCCGCGGCTCGGCACGCTGTCTGGGCCGGGACGACGAACTGGGCCATCTGCGGCCCGGGGCCTGCGCCGACCTGGTCGTCTGGGATCTGCACGCGGTCTCGCTCGCCGGCGCGGTCAGCGACCCCGTGGAGGCCTGGCTGCGCTGCGGGCCGGCCCGGGCGTGGACCACGGTGGTCGCCGGCCGGATCCTGGTCGACCGCGGCGAGCCCCGCTTGACCGGGCTGGCGGACGCCCTGCGCGCGCACGACCGGATCGCACGCCGTATGCAGCAGGGTGAGTAG
- a CDS encoding SpoIIE family protein phosphatase translates to MSAAERPVTEGDEPVRGPVGPSGLLDVLGVASVVLDTEGRIVLWSPQAEELFGYPAQEALGEFAARIMVHEQHLDLVVKLFADVMETGKGWAGAFPIRRKDGSTRLVEFRNMRLLDDRGDVYALGLCADQSTVRQVERDVALSTRTIAQAPIGLAVLDTELRYVSANEALARLNGIPAEDHIGHTPRELLPDIDADAIEGALREVLRTGEPLINQRITGRTPADPDQEHFWSISLYRLEDTAGTVLGVAGMAVDITEQHQAAVEAETARRRLALIADASARIGTTLDLDRTARELADVAVPELADVAAVDLLEAVVEGRPSSLGPAESAVIRALAVKAEDGREALDAADQPGQVARYGPDRLVTECVRTASPVMLAHVEEKDLPRIARSPEAADQLGRAGVHSYLAVPLIARGEVLGALDLKRTRNPLPFSEDDLLLARELASRAAVQIDNARWYQNARDTALTLQRSLLPSHPPVTGGLEVASRYQPAGASAEVGGDWFDVIPLDGGKTALVVGDVMGSGIDAATTMGRLRTATHTLASLDLEPTLLLEHLDKITEGLDHSIATCVYAVHDPQLRQCRIANAGHLPPVRVRHGHPPELLELPTGAPLGVGGVAFSTTTVALEPGDQLVFYTDGLVETRQHPLDERLDALLELLDDPDRPLEECCDLLLRTLHRPDNSDDVALLIARVLPPS, encoded by the coding sequence ATGTCTGCAGCCGAACGTCCCGTGACCGAGGGCGACGAGCCGGTGCGCGGGCCGGTGGGGCCGAGCGGGCTGCTCGACGTGCTGGGCGTGGCCTCGGTGGTGCTGGACACCGAGGGGCGCATCGTGCTGTGGAGCCCGCAGGCCGAGGAGCTGTTCGGCTATCCGGCGCAGGAAGCGCTGGGCGAGTTCGCCGCCCGGATCATGGTCCACGAGCAGCACCTGGATCTGGTCGTGAAGCTGTTCGCCGACGTCATGGAGACCGGCAAGGGCTGGGCCGGGGCCTTCCCGATCCGGCGCAAGGACGGCAGCACCCGTCTGGTGGAGTTCCGCAACATGCGGCTCCTGGACGACCGGGGGGACGTCTACGCGCTGGGCCTGTGCGCCGACCAGTCGACGGTCCGCCAGGTGGAGCGGGACGTCGCCTTGTCGACCCGGACCATCGCACAGGCTCCGATCGGCCTGGCCGTCCTCGACACCGAACTGCGGTACGTCTCGGCCAACGAGGCGCTGGCCCGGCTCAACGGCATCCCCGCCGAGGACCACATCGGCCACACGCCGCGCGAGCTGCTGCCGGACATCGACGCCGACGCCATCGAGGGGGCGCTGCGTGAGGTACTGCGGACCGGTGAACCGCTCATCAACCAGCGCATCACGGGCCGGACCCCCGCCGACCCGGACCAGGAGCACTTCTGGTCCATCTCGCTCTACCGGCTGGAGGACACGGCGGGGACCGTGCTCGGCGTCGCCGGGATGGCCGTGGACATCACCGAGCAGCATCAGGCCGCCGTCGAGGCCGAGACGGCACGGCGGCGCCTGGCGCTCATCGCCGACGCCTCCGCGCGGATCGGCACCACCCTGGACCTGGACCGCACCGCGCGCGAGCTGGCCGACGTCGCCGTGCCGGAACTCGCCGACGTGGCCGCCGTGGACCTGCTGGAAGCCGTGGTCGAGGGCAGACCCAGCAGCCTCGGGCCCGCGGAATCCGCGGTGATCCGCGCCCTGGCCGTCAAGGCGGAGGACGGCAGGGAAGCTCTCGACGCCGCCGACCAGCCGGGCCAGGTCGCCCGCTACGGACCCGACCGCCTGGTCACCGAGTGCGTGCGCACCGCGAGTCCGGTCATGTTGGCGCACGTCGAGGAGAAGGACCTGCCACGCATCGCCCGCTCCCCCGAGGCCGCCGACCAGCTGGGCCGCGCGGGCGTGCACTCCTATCTGGCGGTTCCGCTGATCGCGCGCGGCGAGGTGCTCGGCGCCCTGGACCTCAAGCGCACCCGCAATCCGCTGCCGTTCAGCGAGGACGACCTGCTGCTCGCCCGTGAACTGGCGTCCCGCGCGGCCGTGCAGATCGACAACGCCCGCTGGTACCAGAACGCCCGCGACACCGCCCTCACCCTGCAGCGCAGCCTGCTGCCCAGCCATCCGCCGGTGACCGGCGGGCTGGAGGTCGCCTCCCGCTACCAGCCCGCGGGCGCCAGCGCCGAGGTCGGCGGCGACTGGTTCGACGTGATCCCGCTGGACGGCGGCAAGACCGCGCTCGTCGTGGGCGACGTGATGGGCAGCGGCATCGACGCCGCCACGACCATGGGCCGGCTGCGCACCGCGACGCACACGCTGGCCTCCCTCGACCTGGAGCCGACCCTGCTCCTGGAACACCTCGACAAGATCACCGAGGGCCTCGACCACTCCATCGCCACCTGCGTCTACGCCGTCCACGACCCGCAGCTGCGGCAGTGCCGGATCGCCAACGCCGGGCATCTGCCGCCCGTCCGCGTACGCCACGGCCACCCCCCGGAACTCCTCGAACTGCCCACCGGGGCACCGCTGGGCGTCGGCGGCGTCGCCTTCTCGACGACGACCGTCGCCCTCGAACCCGGCGACCAGCTGGTGTTCTACACCGACGGCCTCGTCGAGACCCGGCAACACCCGCTCGACGAACGCCTCGACGCGCTCCTCGAACTCCTCGACGACCCCGACCGCCCCCTGGAGGAGTGCTGCGACCTCCTCCTGCGCACCCTGCACCGGCCCGACAACTCCGACGACGTGGCGCTGCTCATCGCGCGCGTGCTGCCGCCGAGTTGA
- a CDS encoding ferredoxin reductase, which produces MTETFTPPTRFAVPGRIAVSKRAAAVWQTATITEIHRETPHAATFRLAVPAWAGHLPGQHLMLRLTAEDGYVAQRHYSIASAPDDAGHIELTLDHVEGGEVSGWFHTVAKPGDTVEVRGPLSGFFAWPGDRPALLVGAGSGVVPLMSMVRHHKARGLDVPLRLLVSARSPEELIYAREYGAETTPVFTRSAPEGVRVGRMAAAHVAPLLAEQPPGGWEAYVCGSNGFAEHASRLLVAAGQPVHRIRIERFG; this is translated from the coding sequence GTGACCGAGACGTTCACTCCCCCGACCCGTTTCGCCGTGCCCGGGCGGATCGCCGTCAGCAAACGGGCCGCCGCGGTGTGGCAGACCGCCACGATCACCGAGATCCACCGCGAGACGCCGCACGCCGCCACCTTCCGTCTCGCGGTGCCCGCCTGGGCGGGCCACCTTCCCGGCCAGCACCTGATGCTGCGGCTGACCGCCGAGGACGGCTATGTGGCCCAGCGCCACTACTCGATCGCGTCAGCGCCGGACGACGCCGGGCACATCGAGCTGACTCTGGACCATGTCGAGGGCGGTGAGGTGTCCGGCTGGTTCCACACGGTCGCAAAGCCCGGTGACACGGTGGAGGTGCGCGGCCCGCTCAGCGGCTTCTTCGCCTGGCCCGGGGACCGGCCCGCGCTGTTGGTCGGCGCCGGCTCCGGCGTCGTACCGCTGATGTCGATGGTGCGGCACCACAAGGCGCGGGGCCTGGACGTGCCGCTGCGGCTGCTGGTGTCCGCGCGCAGCCCCGAGGAGCTGATCTACGCGCGGGAGTACGGCGCGGAGACGACGCCCGTGTTCACACGGAGCGCGCCGGAGGGTGTGCGAGTGGGACGTATGGCCGCCGCACATGTGGCGCCACTCCTGGCCGAGCAGCCTCCCGGTGGGTGGGAGGCCTATGTGTGCGGCTCCAACGGATTCGCGGAGCACGCCTCGCGGCTGCTCGTCGCGGCAGGTCAGCCCGTGCACCGCATCCGGATCGAGCGGTTCGGCTGA
- a CDS encoding nuclear transport factor 2 family protein has product MKTREAAERFVRVWQRAWAGHDVDALLELYAEDCVHRSMPFRAPHRGRAELAAYLRWSFAGERVTDVRFSAPVVAADGVAVAEFRVLAEEDGAPATLAGCVFVRFDAAGRAVETRDYWHTVEGHQEPEGALFFG; this is encoded by the coding sequence ATGAAGACGCGTGAGGCCGCGGAGCGGTTCGTCCGGGTCTGGCAGCGGGCCTGGGCCGGGCATGACGTGGACGCGCTGCTTGAGCTGTACGCCGAGGACTGCGTCCACCGCTCGATGCCGTTCCGCGCACCGCACCGGGGGCGCGCCGAACTGGCCGCCTATCTGCGCTGGTCGTTCGCCGGCGAGCGGGTGACCGACGTGCGCTTCTCCGCGCCGGTCGTCGCCGCGGACGGTGTGGCCGTGGCCGAGTTCCGGGTCCTCGCCGAGGAGGACGGCGCGCCGGCCACGCTCGCCGGCTGCGTCTTCGTGCGTTTCGACGCCGCAGGGCGGGCCGTCGAGACCCGTGACTACTGGCACACGGTCGAGGGACATCAGGAGCCGGAGGGGGCGCTGTTCTTCGGGTGA